One region of Triticum aestivum cultivar Chinese Spring chromosome 6B, IWGSC CS RefSeq v2.1, whole genome shotgun sequence genomic DNA includes:
- the LOC123138559 gene encoding uncharacterized protein gives MVTCGMIWLGSHTPGFLGIDHWTTVPKLEQLFLIGCENLHAILWKGVNRSLKILHVSSQRKDAIRPHDSSFIRSVNRKYDGEVYLRDARLIPSLVLGSWEVSSRILITDSLYLNLGKSFEINVEGRSVNTVGIETCNVQVVSPVRSPFRCCYHDIVLERVANAYEVPWLLPLHRHVEIGDGINLTDAESVWGLLAIRQLIWWAHSLRVHDNSSILGVTPKQDSVLPCRKLMFYLRWCHVERCPKLQEVFTPYTNQWCCSFADMETIWVTDLRAAGCIWSKGMTRAFEEESVFGELRSIHLHNCPRLKFVLPISSFILPSLETIQIVHCGNLRQIFPWDVNYEAGKEDTVKNFPKLKHIHLHQLDCLEQICEAKMFAPRLETIRIRGSWGLRRLPAVGLRHGAGLPVVDCEKDLWDMLEWDGLEAGHHPSLFETHHHSLYYKKALPRVSVLR, from the exons ATGGTCACCTGTGGTATGATTTGGCTTGGCTCACACACCCCAGGCTTTCTAGGAatagatcattggacaacg GTGCCAAAACTAGAGCAACTCTTTCTAATAGGCTGTGAGAACCTCCATGCAATACTATGGAAGGGTGTCAATAGAAGCTTGAAAATACTACACGTCAGCAGTCAACGAAAGGACGCTATAAGGCCACATGATTCTTCATTCATCCGTTCTGTAAACAGGAAATATGATGGTGAAGTTTATCTCAGAGATGCAAGGCTCATTCCATCCTTGGTGCTCGGTTCGTGGGAAGTCAGTTCTAGGATTTTGATTACGGATAGCCTATACTTGAATCTAGGTAAGTCTTTCGAGATCAATGTTGAAGGGAGAAGCGTTAATACTGTGGGGATTGAGACCTGCAATGTCCAGGTAGTTTCGCCAGTCCGAAGCCCCTTCAGATGCTGCTACCATGACATCGTACTCGAGAGAGTAGCTAATGCTTACGAGGTCCCATGGCTTCTACCCCTACACCGCCACGTTGAGATTGGTGATGGAATTAATCTCACTGATGCGGAGTCCGTTTGGGGACTCTTAGCTATTCGTCAATTGATATGGTGGGCTCATTCCTTGCGTGTCCATGACAATTCATCCATCCTTGGTGTTACCCCCAAGCAAGATTCGGTCCTTCCATGTAGAAAACTTATGTTTTATTTGAGGTGGTGCCATGTTGAGAGGTGTCCTAAGTTACAGGAAGTTTTCACCCCTTACACAAAccagtggtgttgttcctttgctGATATGGAGACCATTTGGGTGACCGATCTCAGAGCAGCTGGCTGCATTTGGAGCAAAGGAATgactcgggcatttgaggaagaatCTGTCTTTGGAGAACTACGGAGCATACACTTGCACAACTGCCCAAGGCTCAAGTTTGTCCTCCCAATCTCGTCATTCATCTTACCCAGCCTAGAGACCATCCAAATAGTCCACTGCGGTAATCTCAGGCAGATCTTCCCATGGGATGTGAATTATGAAGCTGGAAAAGAAGACACTGTGAAGAATTTTCCAAAGCTAAAGCACATACACCTGCACCAACTCGACTGCCTGGAGCAAATATGCGAGGCCAAGATGTTTGCTCCCAGGCTTGAGACGATCAGGATAAGGGGTTCTTGGGGCCTTAGGCGCCTCCCAGCTGTCGGCCTTCGCCATGGAGCCGGCCTTCCTGTTGTGGACTGTGAGAAGGACTTGTGGGACATGCTAGAGTGGGACGGTCTGGAGGCCGGGCACCACCCGTCACTCTTTGAGACACATCATCACTCGCTGTATTACAAGAAAGCCCTACCCAGAGTCTCGGTCCTCCGTTGA